CCCCATTTTCCCAGTTTGTGAAGCACTTTTACATATTACAGGCTTCCGTTAATCCTCCTATTAGCGCCTTGCAATGATAGTAACAGAAATGCCACATGAGGCTGGGCAATAGCTTGGTGGATAAAGTGATTGCCAAGCAAGTGTCGTGGACCCCCAGCCCCCACACAAAGGCCAGGCAGATGTGTCATCCCAGCACCCGGCGGGGAGGGGTTCGGGGATAGGTAAACTGGCCAACTAGATGCGAATTGGCAAGTCCAGGGTTCAAGTGGGTAACCCTGTCTCTGTcgataaggtggagagtgagcgAGGAAGACTCCTgatgttggcctctggcctccacatatgtgtgcacacactacCTGGCCACCTGAACCTTCTTTCCCACTCTGCAAAGGGTGGACAGCAGTTAGGCCTATGACGGGGCTACTGTAGGCACTGGAGTGATGTTTGTGGGGTACAGAAGGTCCTGGTTTTTGTACAGCCCACCACCCCCACTTGACTTGCCTGGAGGACTCCTATTCACCCACCAGGCTGCACTTGAAGAAcaagccttcctcctcctcccattgCCCACCAGCATTGTGGTCCCCTTAAAAGAGTGCTGAACCCCAATATATGTGAGACGACATACAACTCTACTTGCCACATGGAAACCACATGCCTTAGGGCATTGTTTCCCCCATTAGAAAAACctctgaagtttttaaaaatatttcattgattgattgatttgcaaggagaaggggggggacaatgggcgcaccagggacttcagccactgcaaaggaactccagacgcgtgcgccccttgtccATACagatctatgtgggtactggggaatcaaactcggtcatcaggctttacaagaaagccccttgctgggtgtggtggcgcacgcctttaatcccagcacttgggaggcagaggtaggaggatctccatgagtttgaggccacccttaaactacatagttaattccaagtcagcctggaccggagagagacccaccttgaaaaaaaaatctttaatcactgaaatatcttcccagccccaacatTTTATTACTAATTATCAGCAAGGGATAATTGAGTGCCTACCACACATCAGGTCAAGATGCTGCCTTACAGAAAGAGTTTAGCCCCACCatggcactggggaggccaaggcaggaggattgcaagttcagtGCCAGCCTGTCGTAGGATAAAGAGAGGAGGGAGCCTTTCTGAAAGCTGCACTCAGGGCGGCACAGCTCAGATGTTTAAACAGTTGTAATTACTGGAAGCAGTTCATGGCCAGCAGTGGCTGGGTCCTtgaaacttgttttgttttgttttgtctttcaaggtaaggtctcagtctagctcaggcagacctggaattcactatgtagtcttgagctggccttgaactcgcagcaatcctcctacctctgcctcccaagtgctgggattaaaggcgtgcaccaccatgcctagctttggctcattttttaaaaaaatatttttatttatttatttgcaagcagagagagagagagagagaatggagacagacatagagaatgggtgcaccagcctctgcaaacaactccagatgcatgtgccattttgtgcatctggctttacatgggtaccagggagttgaacctgggtacttaggctttgcagatatgtaccttaaccactgagccatctctccaacccccaaaacttagctattttatttatttttttttggtttttccgaagtaaggtctcagtctaggccaggctgacctggaattgactatgtgtctctgcctccctagtgcttggattaaaggcatgcgccaccacacccagctaaaacttatttttttaaaagcctctttctctctctcctcctttcttcccccttcttcccctttcaccatctctccctcctcccctgtctcccttcctctttcaagCATTTCAAGAATAAGGAGCCCATTTGTAATGAAGGGAGCCCTTGTGCCTGAATTTCAAGTATACTGACAAAATTCCAGCAGCTCTGGCAGAAGTGAGGCCACAGACAAGCGGTCATCTGCATAGAAGATGACAGCCGTCCCTTTGTAAGCAGGGCCACAGCGGTTTCTGCACTTCGTTCGCTGCTCTCTGGTGCGTCAGTGAAAAGCCAGCCCCCAGGAGCAACTCTGTTTCTTTGttcgttttgttttattttattttccaggtaggttctcacactagcacaggctgacctggaattcagcatatagtctcaggctggccttgaactcacagcaatctttctacctctgcctcccgagtgagtgctgggattaaaggcatgtgccaccatgcccagcccacgaACAACTTTGGAATTATGTTGGGGAGGGGGACAATAAGgggtgatattttctttttattacatcATTTATCTAAATGATCTTTAAcatcaacttttctttttctggtacAAGCTTATTTAAAAAGtggaaagtcagaaaaaaaaaagtagaaagtcaggggctggagagatggcttagtggttaaggtgcttgcctgtgaagcctgaggacccaggttcgactccccagaacctacatgtgccagatgcacaaggtgatgcatgtgcataggtggtgctcatgtctggagtttgttcgcagtggctaagGAAGTCAACCTCGATCCCTTTTGTTGTGGGGAATTGTTTTAAGCAATTAGACCCAAAACATACCCAAGTGACAGCCCACATTTTGTGCCTTTCCTTCTACTTTCATACTTTCCAAAAGTCCCTTTGTTGCTTTGACAACCCTGTCCAGAGGCTTGACTCTgtctccacttttttttaaattttatttatttatttatttatttatttatttatttatttatttatttatttatttatttgagagtgacagacacagagagaaaggcagatagagggagagagagagaatgggcgcgccagggcttccagcctctgcaaacgaactccagacgcgtgcgcccccttgtgcatctggctaacgtgggacctggggaaccgagcctcgaaccggggtccttaggcttcacaggcaagcgcttaaccgctaagccatctctccagcccaactctgtcTCCACTTTACAAGGGAGGAAAGACGCCTCAAAAATGGCCAGGTAGCCAAGGTCCGGGTGACAGGAACTTCCCTGCCTCCAGCTCCGACCCCCGGGGCTTCTGGCTGTGGCTGGGAACACGCGTGGACCGACTCCTCTGTCAACCCCTCCAGCGTCCTTGTACTCGGAGATCCAGAGGGAGCGCGCGGACATCGGGGGCCTCATGGCCCGGCCGGAGCACCGCGAGTGGAACCCGGAGCTCATCAAACCCAAGAAGCTGATCAACCCTGTGAAGGCCTCCCGGAGTCACCAGGAGCTGCACCGGGAGCTGCTCATGAACCACAGAAGGTGGGACCAGGCGGGGCTGCAGGGCCCCCCTCCCCCGCAGGCACCCGCGGGGGTGCCGGGGCTTAGGGCCATCCTCCCAGGGGGCTGAGGACCCGGCAAAGCCATCAGAAGAAACCGTCACACCTGAGCACCCCCTAAAAgccccattctccccccccccagactCCTCCCACCCCCACGCTTGGATGCCACAGTACATtcactgagcacctactgtgCGCAGGGCGCCGTGCCCAAGTTTAGGACCCAAGGAAGATGCCCAGCTCCTGCCCTGGATGGAGACCTAACCAGGCAGTAGAGCGGTTGTCTGGATGGGGACACAGAGGGATGTGGGACCCCAAAGGAGAGACACCCGGGCGGGGCCCGCGACCTCGTGGAAAAGACAACGCCCGGAGAGGGGCCGGGAGAGTGGACACAGCAGAGGGCCAGCACGGGCCACTGGTCACGAGCCAAGCTGCTCCGAGGGGCTGTGGCTGAGTCTGGGGTCCCCGCGGGCGGAGGCTGGACTGGACGGGCAGCCTCGACGCACGCGTGCTGGGGAAAGACCCTCCCCCTGGGTGGGGCTCCCCTGAGGAAAGTGCACCCCGCAGACAGGTGCTGGGGGCACAGTGACACAGATGAGCCAAAAAGGAGCCTGGGGGGAGGGCGGGCTGTGAAACCGGGGCCGGAGCTCAGCAACCCCGGGATGTGAAGTGGGGGTTCAGGCCCCCTCCCTCCTGCTCCCCAGGGCCAGTCGGGCGCGGGAGGCGGGCGCAAGGTGGCTCCCTCTGCTGGCCGGCCCTAGTATTGGAGGCCGCGGTATTTTCCGTTCTGGTTTTCGCCCGCATTGCGCTTGCTACCCTGCACCGGGCTGTTTGGGGCTTTGTTGTCGCTTAATATTATGACATTATCATCTTCTCTGTTGCCTTTTAGAAtaatctttccttttattttggggggttagttttatttagggttttttttttaggtaagatctcactctagcccaggctggccccgcACTCACATAGATCCTGTTATCTCAacctgctgggactaaagtctcGGTCCACCACGCTCCACAACCTTTCCTTTTAGTACCAAACACCATCACCACCCTAAAAACAGCAGCTTCAAGATAAACCAGGGGAGATATTCACGACATAAATAACTCATATAAATATGCAGGATAATATCAATATATTGATATCCCCTAATCCACAAGAATCTGACAGcccagggtttgactccccagtagccacctaaagccaggtgcacaaagcggcacctgcatctggaacttgtttgcagtggcaagaagccctggcatgcccattctctatcccctcttctctctctctgtctctctcctctttctccctccctaccatcctctttctccctctctccttgaaaataaataaatatttaaaaaagaaaaccaggtatTACTTCTTGCCTGCAGACTTTAACCGATTGGTTTGAGAATAGGGAGAGGTGTTGAATACAGCTTACAGCGGTGGTCTTTCTAAGGGGCCAGTGGAAGCACCTACAGTGGAAGCTTTTAAGAGAGCCTGGGTGCTCCCGGAACTCATCTTCAGAAACTTATGCTAAGCAAAAATCCAGCAAATATGTAAAACCCGGTCCTGCACTCACATGGGCCTGGGTTCAAAACCCCACTCGGTCTGCTCGCAGCTGCCACTTGCCCTGCTGTCTTGGGCTCTGGTGGCCTCATTACTTTGTAATGAACGACAGTCCCGGCTTTCCCTCCCGGCATGACCCAAGCCCTGTGGGAGACAATGGAAGGGCTAGTGCCAGCACATGCTCCAACGCCAGGCTGGGGAGGTCGGAATGAGGGGGTCTCCTAACGGTCCCCCGACCCCCTAGGGGCTTGAGTGTGGACAGCAAGCCTGAGCTGCAGCGGGTCATGGAGCAGCGGCGCCGGAACCAGCTGCTGAAGAAGAAGATGGAGGAGCTGGAGGCGAAGCGGTTGCAGTGCCCCTTGGAGCAGGAGCTGCGGCGGCGGCAGCAGAGGCTGGACCAGGTGGGCAGGAGCATCCAACCCCCGCTTGAGCCTCCTCCCGGCTCCCCGGCAGAAGGGCCAACAGGAAAGGCATGAAACCAGGGCTTCACCTCTGGCCTACCGGCTGGTGGCCTTACCTCCCTGAACCTTGACCCGCGCCCTGCACCCTCGTTTTGTTATCATCACGACCTGGAGTGTCAGGTGCCGTTTCCATGTGAGAGGTGGAGAAATCTGAAGCCAGAGGACTGAGCCAAACCTGGCTTCATTCAGTCTGGTGCTCTGTATGCCCACACATCAGGCTGGTGACAAAACCCACCAAGCGTGCTTGTTTCCCCACAGAgactttaaaatacatatttgtatttgcaaggagagagaggagaacgcgcatgagtacgccagggcctcttgcctctgcaaactccagcggcatgctccactctgtgtggctgcctttacatgggtactggggaattgaacccaggctggaaggctttgcatgcaagtgcctttagccattgagccatctccccagccccatcatcATAGCTTTGGGGAGGAGGGATCCCCTCAGGCCGGCTCATTTTCACCCCTTGGCTTCTCTGTCCCTCAGCTGGAAAACCCaccagagaaggaagaggagcacGCACCCGAGTTTATCAGAGTCAGAGAAAACCTGAGGAGAATCGCCACACTGACCAGCGAAGAGAGGTCGCTGTAGAGGTCCTGGCCGCCGGACGGGGACCCCACCCAGACCCTCCTCCAGCCCTTCTGAACCTGACCACCCTGGCCAGCAGTGAGGCTCACACAACTCCCATAGAGATGCACAGCCCCCCCTAGAGCCTGGCTCCCCCTGAGAAGTTATGGACCCCTAAGCCCCAGACATGGAGAGCTGTGTCCCTTTGACATCCACCTAATCACTTCTCCTTCTGCCAGCCCTTAGCCACTGCCAGGAAAGCCACCTGCTTCCTGCTTTGACTCCGCTTAGGTTGTCTCTCTGGCAGAGTTGGCAAGGCACTCCTCCCTTCTGCTGCCAGCTTCCTGTGGAGGTGCCATGGGTCCTCCTTGTAGCAGCAGCCTGGCTCCGAGGTGTGGGCGACAGTGGAGCTGACCTGAGGCCAGAGCTTGGCTTCCAGACCACCTGTCTTGTAAAGCGGAGAGCAGAGGAGGGCCCAGCCATCCCCCAGGAGGAAGGGCAGGGTGGGTGATAGCAGCCGTCTTGCCAGGTGGCAAGGAGACTGGCCGAGGCAGCTTGGGGGTCCGCCTGGCGTCAGCTCCGCGCTCTGATTGCTCCCCATCCGGACCGCTTAGCCGCACACCGCCCCAGGCCCCGGCACTCAGGGTCCCAGTCTAGCATAGCACTTTGCCAACTCTGTTGTACACACGAATCGCCACAGACCCAGGAAGTCACAGCCCCTGGTTTCGGAATCCAGGCCAGGCGCAGAGACCCTGCATAATCGAACAAGCTCCCAGGGGAGGACCCGGCTGCAAGCCAGACCGGAGCACCGGGGGTGGGATGTTTTGGACATACCCAGCTTCCATGACCCTCTGCCCTGAATGAGTCCCCAGGGCCACCTTGGCAGCCCCAAGGATGCTCTTTCACTATCCCCACCCCAGGGGCTCCAGGCCTAGCAAACCAGATTGATTACGCGACTGTAATTGCCAATCTCACCACTGTGACCACACCCCATCACACAATtctagccaaaaagaaaaaaagcaaaccacTTATCTTTTCTGCATCCTTTTGGAAAGCAGATATACAATGATTTCCAGTGGAAGTATTTTCTGCAACTACAAACTGTAGTTTGAAGACACACTACTGTGTTTATGATAGGACTGGCCTCTTACAGACCACATTCCCAGCCTCGGTCCCCTGAGGCCCACTTCACCCTGGGACAGCTCCAGCAAATCCACTCGTTCTCTCTCCTCAAAGGTTTCTGCCCAGGCTGGGGCCGCGGCTcagtagagggcttgcctagcattccTTGTGCAGGGAACGTGGTGGTCCGTGCCTGTAAACCAGCATTGgggaagcggaggtaggaggatcagaagttcaagatcatccttggctccaCGCTAGATTTGAGAAtatccaaggctagcctgggctacataagatctTTTTCTCCAAAAAAAAGTTCCTTCCTGGGATGGTGACAGTGCTGGCAAAGCATTTCCTGTCACTCCAAAACCAACAGCCCTCGTGTGCTCTGCTTCCTGGAAGTCAAGGTGGGCTGCAGCAGGCAGGGAGCCTCATTCCTAAGGACACGGTTGAGG
This genomic interval from Jaculus jaculus isolate mJacJac1 chromosome 16, mJacJac1.mat.Y.cur, whole genome shotgun sequence contains the following:
- the Fam107a gene encoding actin-associated protein FAM107A isoform X1, which encodes MAQKPGERAPVPPEATGLYRAVLLRSASLYSEIQRERADIGGLMARPEHREWNPELIKPKKLINPVKASRSHQELHRELLMNHRRGLSVDSKPELQRVMEQRRRNQLLKKKMEELEAKRLQCPLEQELRRRQQRLDQLENPPEKEEEHAPEFIRVRENLRRIATLTSEERSL
- the Fam107a gene encoding actin-associated protein FAM107A isoform X2, which translates into the protein MARPEHREWNPELIKPKKLINPVKASRSHQELHRELLMNHRRGLSVDSKPELQRVMEQRRRNQLLKKKMEELEAKRLQCPLEQELRRRQQRLDQLENPPEKEEEHAPEFIRVRENLRRIATLTSEERSL